One window of Vanessa cardui chromosome 5, ilVanCard2.1, whole genome shotgun sequence genomic DNA carries:
- the LOC124530050 gene encoding tuberin isoform X8 — protein MGSRDRDTKSLHDKLKVFFKKGASAPVAAQNELVVTAELRRELGPETPLNRRLRAVKEVGDKILHIRVQDGGVEKIWACTRDLLKDSNVEARHTVLGLLRCIAEGQSELLIMRTILFRYLQETHLNHPPEDYQLRFKLLYTLTNTGKDIKCLEEQIGPFLIEWLPHIQAPAHIKDFVSLITNVVKFNAVYLDEEIVHGIVNNACHLCVYSSDPGVVQGCLSLLEAVVSYSLLPRAALRTFVAALCRTVNIEHYCQNSWKLMRYVVGADMGHAALQEMAELVRGAGEAEDAEEGAGLARGAVFYINMALWGPRRVRTLHVSFLAVLPAFLKALAGRQPVVTYEVVVALQSLVARVPLEVDEVAWDLVLAIIRAVLQQDKSFDPPNELIHSRVHALITSIEQLHEAGQFLGDADALLDLVDFCGHDRPEASTMRLLTERCAALGGADAGAALALAERYVRLEPRLGVRLHALACVLAYIKRNRCGHGEELAERVGGPVAAACAQDAEPALRAAAARALPDLARMCSSDVCVDLVDQLEKILNRPFEMYVSEVSVPADADTSDLRLAAVGLLELLHDKLLRAPAAHAARAFLVLLDHLDHHYRRPTLLHHHPDIRLKIFDMLFALRANAFNCVGFCYEGGAAVYGAAALRLRPLCSPFLLAEPPAPRGHQPAGQQGKELPPGACLLPVGRAARTLTAALTREAEWAVLAHVLRALPQLLHARALAVGRRAQDLDLLASTLCSMVAERGPAGGPRLLLSELHAAALPALAALASYHAYLEPQTQQRIVRCLLKYGMVLRTPQPYINALTIFTLETRDTMVKMLPEVLLDLSKISDTKAIASPMLEFLSTLTRLPRVFASFVEDQYMSVFAILLPYTNPSRYNHYVVSLAHHVIAAWFLKCRLSYRRNFVRFIIHGLHNYIIMPFEEQLQYKSNHFHQSVNEDSSNRQRSSSLGSKAVSRAPLSGSRGGAAVGGSGGAGASAPAAFHVELTETCVDLLARYTFTPCSVKPQRSDTAEFLFNGGQSTTWLVGHKLITITTSGCLQNSIKQGLCERCATLCRQHADAAPAAPADDAPQLQVNENSEGANHLQVHPPEVKRYSKYSLQHSRSTETSCSSLSISELQPSSGHTTRQNSAETKAGDGASDALNQFSQRFERLSKEVISSWQLQEWPLQDVLALLSPPLSDPSSGLGDSRPDLSSEGSPRSSRSASQRSHAPDLHKSSSDSVVGSDKRASQTAGAATRMSTQPINIPGSPQRQSSSSTTDDDDMLLIVPEGKSRHPVRRSNSSPEMSSSWKAAVREPDADEMVLLPAEPARAPMTMHASKKVGKKSDMRVSCEAIPEEMCGTSPQPHHAHHAHHAHLMTYNSDPVFQIGTTGSETEAETKPETNNTAATATHHQLQKTSSDSRVTLGHEAGAGAGADAEAGAGADARDELPPLARSKRSNTISVMSPTRRNRELTRNPPSTGGGGAGAGGGVSPSFVFLQLYHNMSTYPISPTVPGEMPTALNPLMGRPLKVSGVQHERTIKNLDLVPPLETYKVGVLYVGPGQQDDEVAILKNEYGSVRYMEFLRLLGTLVPLEGAEEPNLFLNLEKGGKDGHYTYVWSDDIMQVLFHVATAMPSSPRDPSCNEKRKYIGNDFVSIVYNDSGHDFNIHTIKGQFNLCIVVVEPLEHAMNRVTLKSKDERLRGKFLAHVEPHCVSDANVALLARQHALHAALASQISQSLKLGGAAYASNSLERLRLIKRLRARAEDERRAAAARAPAPYAAPPDTQRRVAIDDFDDYA, from the exons ATGGGCTCTAGAGATAGGGACACAAAATCCCTTCACGACAAGTTGAAAGTGTTCTTCAAGAAGGGTGCATCGG CGCCCGTTGCGGCTCAGAACGAGCTGGTGGTGACGGCAGAGCTGCGGCGCGAGCTGGGTCCCGAGACGCCGCTCAATCGCCGCCTCCGTGCCGTCAAGGAGGTCGGCGACAAGATCCTTCACATTCGAGTCCAAGAT gGCGGTGTAGAAAAAATTTGGGCTTGTACGAGAGACCTTCTCAAAGACTCAAATGTAGAAGCACGCCATACAGTACTTGGTTTACTAAGATGTATTGCTGAAGGTCAATCAGAACTGCTTATAATGCGCACCATTTTATTCCGGTACCTGCAAGAAACACACCTCAACCATCCACCAGAAGATTATCAGCTCCGTTTCAAATTACTTTACACTTTAACTAATACTGGAAAGGATATTAAATGTCTTGAAGAACAG ataGGACCATTTCTGATAGAATGGCTGCCACATATCCAAGCGCCGGCGCACATAAAAGACTTCGTCAGTCTCATCACAAATGTTGTAAAATTTAATGCTGTCTATTTAGATGAAGAAATTGTTCACGGAATTGTTAA CAATGCATGTCATCTCTGCGTTTACTCGTCGGACCCGGGAGTGGTCCAAGGCTGCCTGTCCCTTCTGGAAGCGGTCGTATCGTACTCACTGCTACCGCGCGCCGCTCTGCGGACATTTGTCGCCGCTCTCTGCAGGACCGTCAACATAGAGCATTACTGTCAAAACAGTTGGAAG CTGATGCGTTACGTGGTGGGCGCGGACATGGGGCACGCCGCGCTGCAGGAGATGGCGGAGCTGGTGCGCGGCGCGGGGGAGGCCGAGGACGCGGAGGAGGGCGCGGGGCTGGCGCGCGGCGCCGTGTTCTACATCAACATGGCGCTGTGGGGGCCGCGCCGCGTGCGCACCCTGCACGTGTCCTTCCTCGCCGTGCTGCCCGCCTTCCTTAAG GCGCTGGCGGGGCGACAGCCGGTGGTCACTTACGAAGTGGTGGTAGCGCTGCAGAGCCTGGTCGCGCGCGTGCCCCTGGAAGTGGACGAGGTTGCCTGGGATCTCGTGCTCGCCATCATCCGTGCCGTGTTGCAGCAAGATA AAAGCTTCGACCCTCCCAACGAGCTGATCCACAGCCGCGTGCACGCACTGATCACCTCCATCGAGCAGCTGCACGAGGCGGGGCAGTTCCTCGGCGACGCCGACGCGCTGCTAGACCTCGTCGACTTCTGCGGACACGACCGGCCG GAGGCGTCCACCATGCGGCTGCTGACGGAGCGCTGCGCGGCGCTGGGCGGCGCCGACGCCGGCGCGGCGCTGGCGCTGGCGGAGCGCTACGTGCGCCTGGAGCCGCGCCTCGGCGTGCGCCTGCACGCGCTGGCCTGCGTGCTGGCCTACATCAAGCGCAACCGCTGCGGCCACGGCGAGGAGCTGGCCGAGCGCGTGGGCGGGCCCGTGGCGGCGGCCTGCGCTCAGGACGCCGAGCCGGCGCTGCgggccgccgccgcgcgcgcgctgCCCGACCTGGCGCGCATGTGCAGCTCCGACGTGTGCGTCGACCTCGTCGACCAGCTCGAGAAG ATCCTGAACCGGCCGTTCGAGATGTACGTGTCCGAGGTGTCGGTCCCCGCGGACGCCGACACGTCGGACTTGCGCCTGGCGGCCGTCGGGCTGCTGGAGCTGCTGCACGACAAGCTGCTGCGGGCGCCGGCCGCCCACGCCGCGCGCGCCTTCCTCGTGCTGCTCGACCACCTCGACCACCACTACCGCCGGCCCACGCTGCTGCACCACCATCCGGATATCCGGCTCAAG ATCTTCGATATGCTGTTTGCCCTGcgggcgaacgccttcaactgCGTCGGGTTCTGCTACGAGGGCGGCGCGGCGGTGTACGGCGCGGCGGCGCTGCGGCTGCGGCCGCTGTGCTCGCCCTTCCTGCTGGCCGAGCCGCCGGCGCCGCGCGGCCACCAGCCCGCCGGGCAGCAGGGCAAGGAGCTGCCGCCG GGCGCGTGCCTGCTGCCGGTGGGGCGCGCGGCGCGCACGCTGACGGCGGCGCTGACGCGCGAGGCGGAGTGGGCGGTGCTGGCGCACGTGCTGCGCGCGCTGCCGCAGCTGCTGCACGCGCGCGCGCTGGCCGTGGGGCGGCGCGCGCAGGACCTGGACCTGCTGGCGTCCACGCTGTGCTCCATGGTGGCGGAGCGCGGCCCGGCGGGCGGCCCCCGCCTGCTGCTGTCGGAGCTGCACGCCGCGGCGCTGCCGGCGCTGGCGGCGCTGGCGTCCTACCACGCCTACCTGGAGCCGCAGACGCAGCAGCGCATCGTGCGCTGTCTCCTCAAATACGGAATGG TGCTCCGCACCCCGCAGCCGTACATAAACGCGCTGACCATCTTCACGCTGGAGACGCGCGACACGATGGTCAAGATGCTGCCCGAGGTGCTGCTCGACCTGTCCAAGATCTCCGACACGAAGGCGATCGCCAGCCCCATGCTGGAGTTCCTTTCTA CGCTGACGCGGCTGCCGCGCGTGTTCGCGTCGTTCGTGGAGGACCAGTACATGTCGGTGTTCGCCATCCTGCTGCCGTACACCAACCCGTCGCGCTACAACCACTACGTGGTGTCGCTGGCGCACCACGTCATCGCGGCCTGGTTCCTCAAGTGCCGACTCTCCTACCGCAGAAACTTTGTGCGATTTATCATACAC GGCTTGCACAACTACATAATAATGCCGTTCGAGGAGCAGCTGCAGTACAAGTCCAACCACTTCCACCAGAGCGTCAACGAGGACTCGTCCAACAGGCAGAGGAGCTCCAGTCTC GGCTCCAAGGCGGTGTCTCGCGCGCCGCTGTCGGGCTCGCGCGGGGGAGCGGCTGTGGGGGGGAGTGGGGGTGCGGGGGCCAGCGCACCCGCCGCCTTCCACGTGGAACTCACCGAGACCTGTGTCGACTTGCTTGCCAGATACACCTTCACGCCCTGCAGCGTCAAGCCGCAGAG GAGCGACACGGCCGAGTTCCTCTTCAACGGCGGACAGTCGACCACGTGGCTGGTGGGGCACAAGCTGATCACCATCACCACGTCCGGCTGCCTACAGAACTCCATCAAGCAGGGGCTGTGCGAGAG GTGCGCCACGCTGTGCCGCCAGCACGCCgacgccgcgcccgccgcgcccgccgacGACGCGCCGCAG TTGCAGGTGAACGAGAACTCCGAGGGCGCCAACCACCTGCAGGTGCACCCGCCGGAAGTCAAACG CTACAGCAAGTACTCGCTGCAGCACAGCCGCTCCACGGAGACCTCCTGCTCCTCCCTGTCCATCTCCGAGCTGCAGCCCTCCAGCGGACACACCACCAG GCAGAACTCGGCGGAGACCAAGGCGGGCGACGGCGCGTCGGACGCGCTCAACCAGTTCTCGCAGCGCTTCGAGCGCCTGTCCAAGGAGGTG ATCAGCTCGTGGCAGCTGCAGGAGTGGCCGCTGCAGGACGTGCTGGCGCTGCTGTCGCCGCCGCTCAGCGACCCCTCGAGCGGCCTCGGCGACTCCAGGCCCGACCTC AGCTCCGAAGGCTCGCCCCGCTCGTCCAGGTCGGCCTCGCAGCGCTCCCACGCGCCAGATCTGCACAAGTCCAG CTCGGACTCCGTGGTGGGCAGCGACAAGCGCGCCAGCCAGACGGCGGGCGCCGCCACCCGCATGAGCACGCAGCCCATCAACATCCCCGGCTCGCCGCAACGGCAGAGCTCCTCCAGCACCACGGACGACGACGACATGCTGCTCATCGTGCCGGAG GGCAAGTCGCGGCACCCCGTGCGGCGCTCCAACTCGTCCCCGGAGATGTCGTCCTCGTGGAAGGCGGCGGTGCGGGAGCCCGACGCAGACGAGATGGTGCTGCTGCCGGCCGAGCCCGC CAGGGCTCCGATGACGATGCACGCGAGCAAGAAGGTTGGCAAGAAGAGCGACATGCGCGTGTCGTGCGAGGCCATCCCCGAGGAGATGTGCGGGACCTCCCCCCAGCCGCACCACGCGCACCACGCGCACCACGCGCACCTCATGACGTACAACTCCGACCCAG TGTTTCAAATAGGAACGACGGGGTCCGAGACGGAAGCGGAAACGAAGCCCGAGACAAACAACACGGCCGCCACCGCCACGCACCACCAGCTGCAGAAG ACGAGCAGCGACAGCCGCGTGACGCTGGGCCAcgaggcgggcgcgggcgcgggcgcggacgcggaggcgggcgcgggcgcggacGCGCGCGACGAGCTGCCGCCGCTGGCGCGCTCCAAGCGCTCCAACACCATCTCCGTCATGAGCCCCACGCGCCGCAACCG AGAGCTGACCCGCAATCCGCCCAGCACGGGAGGCGGCGGCGCCGGTGCCGGCGGGGGCGTGTCTCCGTCCTTCGTGTTTCTGCAGCTGTACCACAACATGAGCACGTACCCGATCTCGCCCACCGTCCCCG GGGAGATGCCGACGGCTCTGAACCCGCTGATGGGTCGTCCGCTGAAGGTGTCCGGCGTGCAGCACGAGCGAACCATTAAGAACCTCGACCTCGTGCCGCCCCTGGAGACCTACAAG GTGGGTGTCCTGTACGTGGGCCCGGGACAGCAGGACGACGAGGTCGCCATACTGAAGAATGAATATGGCAGTGTAAG GTACATGGAGTTTCTGAGGCTGCTGGGCACGTTGGTGCCGCTGGAGGGAGCCGAGGAGCCCAATCTGTTTCTCAACCTAGAGAAGGGCGGCAAGGACGGGCACTACACCTACGTCTGGAGCGACGACATCATGCAGGTGCTGTTCCACGTGGCCACCGCCATGCCCAGCTCGCCGCGCGACCCCAGCTGCAACGAGAAGCGCAAGTACATCGGGAACGACTTCGTGTCCATCGTCTACAACGACTCCGGCCACGACTTCAACATACACACGATCAAG GGCCAGTTCAACCTCTGCATCGTCGTGGTGGAGCCGCTCGAGCACGCCATGAACCGCGTCACGCTCAAGAGCAAGGACGAGCGGCTGCGCGGCAAGTTCCTCGCGCACGTCGAGCCGCACTGCGTGTCCGACGCCAACGTGGCGCTGCTGGCCCGCCAGCACGCGCTGCACGCCGCG CTGGCGTCGCAGATCTCGCAGTCGCTGAAGCTGGGCGGCGCGGCGTACGCGTCCAACTCGCTGGAGCGGCTGCGGCTCATCAAGCGGCTGCGCGCGCGCGCCGAGGAcgagcgccgcgccgccgccgcgcgcgcgcccgcgCCCTACGCCGCGCCGCCCGACACGCAGCGCCGCGTCGCCATCGACGACTTCGACGACTACGCCTAG
- the LOC124530050 gene encoding tuberin isoform X6, whose protein sequence is MGSRDRDTKSLHDKLKVFFKKGASAPVAAQNELVVTAELRRELGPETPLNRRLRAVKEVGDKILHIRVQDGGVEKIWACTRDLLKDSNVEARHTVLGLLRCIAEGQSELLIMRTILFRYLQETHLNHPPEDYQLRFKLLYTLTNTGKDIKCLEEQIGPFLIEWLPHIQAPAHIKDFVSLITNVVKFNAVYLDEEIVHGIVNNACHLCVYSSDPGVVQGCLSLLEAVVSYSLLPRAALRTFVAALCRTVNIEHYCQNSWKLMRYVVGADMGHAALQEMAELVRGAGEAEDAEEGAGLARGAVFYINMALWGPRRVRTLHVSFLAVLPAFLKALAGRQPVVTYEVVVALQSLVARVPLEVDEVAWDLVLAIIRAVLQQDKSFDPPNELIHSRVHALITSIEQLHEAGQFLGDADALLDLVDFCGHDRPEASTMRLLTERCAALGGADAGAALALAERYVRLEPRLGVRLHALACVLAYIKRNRCGHGEELAERVGGPVAAACAQDAEPALRAAAARALPDLARMCSSDVCVDLVDQLEKILNRPFEMYVSEVSVPADADTSDLRLAAVGLLELLHDKLLRAPAAHAARAFLVLLDHLDHHYRRPTLLHHHPDIRLKIFDMLFALRANAFNCVGFCYEGGAAVYGAAALRLRPLCSPFLLAEPPAPRGHQPAGQQGKELPPGACLLPVGRAARTLTAALTREAEWAVLAHVLRALPQLLHARALAVGRRAQDLDLLASTLCSMVAERGPAGGPRLLLSELHAAALPALAALASYHAYLEPQTQQRIVRCLLKYGMVLRTPQPYINALTIFTLETRDTMVKMLPEVLLDLSKISDTKAIASPMLEFLSTLTRLPRVFASFVEDQYMSVFAILLPYTNPSRYNHYVVSLAHHVIAAWFLKCRLSYRRNFVRFIIHGLHNYIIMPFEEQLQYKSNHFHQSVNEDSSNRQRSSSLGSKAVSRAPLSGSRGGAAVGGSGGAGASAPAAFHVELTETCVDLLARYTFTPCSVKPQRSDTAEFLFNGGQSTTWLVGHKLITITTSGCLQNSIKQGLCERCATLCRQHADAAPAAPADDAPQLQVNENSEGANHLQVHPPEVKRQNSAETKAGDGASDALNQFSQRFERLSKEVEAAGEGWRAGALAARACPCWCARWAELHVRSPTGDVSWLLRMQNRISSWQLQEWPLQDVLALLSPPLSDPSSGLGDSRPDLSSEGSPRSSRSASQRSHAPDLHKSSSDSVVGSDKRASQTAGAATRMSTQPINIPGSPQRQSSSSTTDDDDMLLIVPEGKSRHPVRRSNSSPEMSSSWKAAVREPDADEMVLLPAEPARAPMTMHASKKVGKKSDMRVSCEAIPEEMCGTSPQPHHAHHAHHAHLMTYNSDPVFQIGTTGSETEAETKPETNNTAATATHHQLQKTSSDSRVTLGHEAGAGAGADAEAGAGADARDELPPLARSKRSNTISVMSPTRRNRELTRNPPSTGGGGAGAGGGVSPSFVFLQLYHNMSTYPISPTVPGEMPTALNPLMGRPLKVSGVQHERTIKNLDLVPPLETYKVGVLYVGPGQQDDEVAILKNEYGSVRYMEFLRLLGTLVPLEGAEEPNLFLNLEKGGKDGHYTYVWSDDIMQVLFHVATAMPSSPRDPSCNEKRKYIGNDFVSIVYNDSGHDFNIHTIKGQFNLCIVVVEPLEHAMNRVTLKSKDERLRGKFLAHVEPHCVSDANVALLARQHALHAALASQISQSLKLGGAAYASNSLERLRLIKRLRARAEDERRAAAARAPAPYAAPPDTQRRVAIDDFDDYA, encoded by the exons ATGGGCTCTAGAGATAGGGACACAAAATCCCTTCACGACAAGTTGAAAGTGTTCTTCAAGAAGGGTGCATCGG CGCCCGTTGCGGCTCAGAACGAGCTGGTGGTGACGGCAGAGCTGCGGCGCGAGCTGGGTCCCGAGACGCCGCTCAATCGCCGCCTCCGTGCCGTCAAGGAGGTCGGCGACAAGATCCTTCACATTCGAGTCCAAGAT gGCGGTGTAGAAAAAATTTGGGCTTGTACGAGAGACCTTCTCAAAGACTCAAATGTAGAAGCACGCCATACAGTACTTGGTTTACTAAGATGTATTGCTGAAGGTCAATCAGAACTGCTTATAATGCGCACCATTTTATTCCGGTACCTGCAAGAAACACACCTCAACCATCCACCAGAAGATTATCAGCTCCGTTTCAAATTACTTTACACTTTAACTAATACTGGAAAGGATATTAAATGTCTTGAAGAACAG ataGGACCATTTCTGATAGAATGGCTGCCACATATCCAAGCGCCGGCGCACATAAAAGACTTCGTCAGTCTCATCACAAATGTTGTAAAATTTAATGCTGTCTATTTAGATGAAGAAATTGTTCACGGAATTGTTAA CAATGCATGTCATCTCTGCGTTTACTCGTCGGACCCGGGAGTGGTCCAAGGCTGCCTGTCCCTTCTGGAAGCGGTCGTATCGTACTCACTGCTACCGCGCGCCGCTCTGCGGACATTTGTCGCCGCTCTCTGCAGGACCGTCAACATAGAGCATTACTGTCAAAACAGTTGGAAG CTGATGCGTTACGTGGTGGGCGCGGACATGGGGCACGCCGCGCTGCAGGAGATGGCGGAGCTGGTGCGCGGCGCGGGGGAGGCCGAGGACGCGGAGGAGGGCGCGGGGCTGGCGCGCGGCGCCGTGTTCTACATCAACATGGCGCTGTGGGGGCCGCGCCGCGTGCGCACCCTGCACGTGTCCTTCCTCGCCGTGCTGCCCGCCTTCCTTAAG GCGCTGGCGGGGCGACAGCCGGTGGTCACTTACGAAGTGGTGGTAGCGCTGCAGAGCCTGGTCGCGCGCGTGCCCCTGGAAGTGGACGAGGTTGCCTGGGATCTCGTGCTCGCCATCATCCGTGCCGTGTTGCAGCAAGATA AAAGCTTCGACCCTCCCAACGAGCTGATCCACAGCCGCGTGCACGCACTGATCACCTCCATCGAGCAGCTGCACGAGGCGGGGCAGTTCCTCGGCGACGCCGACGCGCTGCTAGACCTCGTCGACTTCTGCGGACACGACCGGCCG GAGGCGTCCACCATGCGGCTGCTGACGGAGCGCTGCGCGGCGCTGGGCGGCGCCGACGCCGGCGCGGCGCTGGCGCTGGCGGAGCGCTACGTGCGCCTGGAGCCGCGCCTCGGCGTGCGCCTGCACGCGCTGGCCTGCGTGCTGGCCTACATCAAGCGCAACCGCTGCGGCCACGGCGAGGAGCTGGCCGAGCGCGTGGGCGGGCCCGTGGCGGCGGCCTGCGCTCAGGACGCCGAGCCGGCGCTGCgggccgccgccgcgcgcgcgctgCCCGACCTGGCGCGCATGTGCAGCTCCGACGTGTGCGTCGACCTCGTCGACCAGCTCGAGAAG ATCCTGAACCGGCCGTTCGAGATGTACGTGTCCGAGGTGTCGGTCCCCGCGGACGCCGACACGTCGGACTTGCGCCTGGCGGCCGTCGGGCTGCTGGAGCTGCTGCACGACAAGCTGCTGCGGGCGCCGGCCGCCCACGCCGCGCGCGCCTTCCTCGTGCTGCTCGACCACCTCGACCACCACTACCGCCGGCCCACGCTGCTGCACCACCATCCGGATATCCGGCTCAAG ATCTTCGATATGCTGTTTGCCCTGcgggcgaacgccttcaactgCGTCGGGTTCTGCTACGAGGGCGGCGCGGCGGTGTACGGCGCGGCGGCGCTGCGGCTGCGGCCGCTGTGCTCGCCCTTCCTGCTGGCCGAGCCGCCGGCGCCGCGCGGCCACCAGCCCGCCGGGCAGCAGGGCAAGGAGCTGCCGCCG GGCGCGTGCCTGCTGCCGGTGGGGCGCGCGGCGCGCACGCTGACGGCGGCGCTGACGCGCGAGGCGGAGTGGGCGGTGCTGGCGCACGTGCTGCGCGCGCTGCCGCAGCTGCTGCACGCGCGCGCGCTGGCCGTGGGGCGGCGCGCGCAGGACCTGGACCTGCTGGCGTCCACGCTGTGCTCCATGGTGGCGGAGCGCGGCCCGGCGGGCGGCCCCCGCCTGCTGCTGTCGGAGCTGCACGCCGCGGCGCTGCCGGCGCTGGCGGCGCTGGCGTCCTACCACGCCTACCTGGAGCCGCAGACGCAGCAGCGCATCGTGCGCTGTCTCCTCAAATACGGAATGG TGCTCCGCACCCCGCAGCCGTACATAAACGCGCTGACCATCTTCACGCTGGAGACGCGCGACACGATGGTCAAGATGCTGCCCGAGGTGCTGCTCGACCTGTCCAAGATCTCCGACACGAAGGCGATCGCCAGCCCCATGCTGGAGTTCCTTTCTA CGCTGACGCGGCTGCCGCGCGTGTTCGCGTCGTTCGTGGAGGACCAGTACATGTCGGTGTTCGCCATCCTGCTGCCGTACACCAACCCGTCGCGCTACAACCACTACGTGGTGTCGCTGGCGCACCACGTCATCGCGGCCTGGTTCCTCAAGTGCCGACTCTCCTACCGCAGAAACTTTGTGCGATTTATCATACAC GGCTTGCACAACTACATAATAATGCCGTTCGAGGAGCAGCTGCAGTACAAGTCCAACCACTTCCACCAGAGCGTCAACGAGGACTCGTCCAACAGGCAGAGGAGCTCCAGTCTC GGCTCCAAGGCGGTGTCTCGCGCGCCGCTGTCGGGCTCGCGCGGGGGAGCGGCTGTGGGGGGGAGTGGGGGTGCGGGGGCCAGCGCACCCGCCGCCTTCCACGTGGAACTCACCGAGACCTGTGTCGACTTGCTTGCCAGATACACCTTCACGCCCTGCAGCGTCAAGCCGCAGAG GAGCGACACGGCCGAGTTCCTCTTCAACGGCGGACAGTCGACCACGTGGCTGGTGGGGCACAAGCTGATCACCATCACCACGTCCGGCTGCCTACAGAACTCCATCAAGCAGGGGCTGTGCGAGAG GTGCGCCACGCTGTGCCGCCAGCACGCCgacgccgcgcccgccgcgcccgccgacGACGCGCCGCAG TTGCAGGTGAACGAGAACTCCGAGGGCGCCAACCACCTGCAGGTGCACCCGCCGGAAGTCAAACG GCAGAACTCGGCGGAGACCAAGGCGGGCGACGGCGCGTCGGACGCGCTCAACCAGTTCTCGCAGCGCTTCGAGCGCCTGTCCAAGGAGGTG GAGGCGGCGGGCGAGGGCTGGCGCGCGGGCGCGCTGGCGGCGCGCGCGTGCCCGTGCTGGTGCGCGCGCTGGGCCGAGCTGCACGTGCGCTCGCCCACGGGCGACGTGTCGTGGCTGCTGCGCATGCAGAACCGG ATCAGCTCGTGGCAGCTGCAGGAGTGGCCGCTGCAGGACGTGCTGGCGCTGCTGTCGCCGCCGCTCAGCGACCCCTCGAGCGGCCTCGGCGACTCCAGGCCCGACCTC AGCTCCGAAGGCTCGCCCCGCTCGTCCAGGTCGGCCTCGCAGCGCTCCCACGCGCCAGATCTGCACAAGTCCAG CTCGGACTCCGTGGTGGGCAGCGACAAGCGCGCCAGCCAGACGGCGGGCGCCGCCACCCGCATGAGCACGCAGCCCATCAACATCCCCGGCTCGCCGCAACGGCAGAGCTCCTCCAGCACCACGGACGACGACGACATGCTGCTCATCGTGCCGGAG GGCAAGTCGCGGCACCCCGTGCGGCGCTCCAACTCGTCCCCGGAGATGTCGTCCTCGTGGAAGGCGGCGGTGCGGGAGCCCGACGCAGACGAGATGGTGCTGCTGCCGGCCGAGCCCGC CAGGGCTCCGATGACGATGCACGCGAGCAAGAAGGTTGGCAAGAAGAGCGACATGCGCGTGTCGTGCGAGGCCATCCCCGAGGAGATGTGCGGGACCTCCCCCCAGCCGCACCACGCGCACCACGCGCACCACGCGCACCTCATGACGTACAACTCCGACCCAG TGTTTCAAATAGGAACGACGGGGTCCGAGACGGAAGCGGAAACGAAGCCCGAGACAAACAACACGGCCGCCACCGCCACGCACCACCAGCTGCAGAAG ACGAGCAGCGACAGCCGCGTGACGCTGGGCCAcgaggcgggcgcgggcgcgggcgcggacgcggaggcgggcgcgggcgcggacGCGCGCGACGAGCTGCCGCCGCTGGCGCGCTCCAAGCGCTCCAACACCATCTCCGTCATGAGCCCCACGCGCCGCAACCG AGAGCTGACCCGCAATCCGCCCAGCACGGGAGGCGGCGGCGCCGGTGCCGGCGGGGGCGTGTCTCCGTCCTTCGTGTTTCTGCAGCTGTACCACAACATGAGCACGTACCCGATCTCGCCCACCGTCCCCG GGGAGATGCCGACGGCTCTGAACCCGCTGATGGGTCGTCCGCTGAAGGTGTCCGGCGTGCAGCACGAGCGAACCATTAAGAACCTCGACCTCGTGCCGCCCCTGGAGACCTACAAG GTGGGTGTCCTGTACGTGGGCCCGGGACAGCAGGACGACGAGGTCGCCATACTGAAGAATGAATATGGCAGTGTAAG GTACATGGAGTTTCTGAGGCTGCTGGGCACGTTGGTGCCGCTGGAGGGAGCCGAGGAGCCCAATCTGTTTCTCAACCTAGAGAAGGGCGGCAAGGACGGGCACTACACCTACGTCTGGAGCGACGACATCATGCAGGTGCTGTTCCACGTGGCCACCGCCATGCCCAGCTCGCCGCGCGACCCCAGCTGCAACGAGAAGCGCAAGTACATCGGGAACGACTTCGTGTCCATCGTCTACAACGACTCCGGCCACGACTTCAACATACACACGATCAAG GGCCAGTTCAACCTCTGCATCGTCGTGGTGGAGCCGCTCGAGCACGCCATGAACCGCGTCACGCTCAAGAGCAAGGACGAGCGGCTGCGCGGCAAGTTCCTCGCGCACGTCGAGCCGCACTGCGTGTCCGACGCCAACGTGGCGCTGCTGGCCCGCCAGCACGCGCTGCACGCCGCG CTGGCGTCGCAGATCTCGCAGTCGCTGAAGCTGGGCGGCGCGGCGTACGCGTCCAACTCGCTGGAGCGGCTGCGGCTCATCAAGCGGCTGCGCGCGCGCGCCGAGGAcgagcgccgcgccgccgccgcgcgcgcgcccgcgCCCTACGCCGCGCCGCCCGACACGCAGCGCCGCGTCGCCATCGACGACTTCGACGACTACGCCTAG